A window from Streptomyces sp. NBC_00335 encodes these proteins:
- the hsaD gene encoding 4,5:9,10-diseco-3-hydroxy-5,9,17-trioxoandrosta-1(10),2-diene-4-oate hydrolase — MSAQGFTYENTSRTAKAGGMTLHYHVAGPVQEADAPVVIMLHGGGPGASGWSNFGGNLPHFAEHFRTLLVDQPCYGRSDKPEPDRDYFGFSANAVLALMDELGIERAHLIGNSLGGGTATRLVLDHPERVGKLLLMGPGGISLNLFSADPTEGIKRLFEFSLAPEPTREQMRTFLTTLAHDPAIVTDALVEERYAQAIDPEARLGNARMGASFAKWPEAAMLWREAHRISRPVLLTWGREDRVNPVDGAFLALKTIPDARLHVFPHCGHWAQTEAADEFNRLATDFFLH, encoded by the coding sequence GTGAGCGCGCAGGGATTCACGTACGAGAACACCTCCCGCACCGCCAAGGCCGGCGGGATGACCCTGCACTACCACGTGGCGGGACCCGTCCAGGAGGCTGACGCCCCCGTCGTGATCATGCTGCACGGCGGCGGGCCCGGAGCCTCCGGCTGGTCCAACTTCGGCGGCAACCTGCCGCACTTCGCCGAGCACTTCCGCACCCTGCTCGTCGACCAGCCCTGCTACGGCCGCTCCGACAAGCCGGAACCCGACCGCGACTACTTCGGTTTCAGCGCGAACGCCGTCCTCGCCCTCATGGATGAACTCGGCATCGAGCGGGCGCACCTCATCGGCAACTCCCTCGGCGGAGGCACCGCCACCCGCCTCGTCCTGGACCACCCCGAACGCGTCGGCAAGCTCCTGCTCATGGGCCCCGGCGGGATCTCGCTCAACCTGTTCTCGGCCGACCCCACCGAAGGCATCAAGCGGCTCTTCGAGTTCAGCCTCGCCCCCGAGCCCACCCGCGAGCAGATGCGCACCTTCCTCACCACCCTCGCCCACGACCCGGCGATCGTCACCGACGCCCTCGTCGAGGAGCGCTACGCCCAGGCGATCGACCCCGAAGCCAGGCTCGGCAACGCCCGCATGGGCGCCTCCTTCGCGAAATGGCCCGAGGCCGCGATGCTCTGGCGCGAAGCCCACCGCATCAGCCGCCCCGTCCTGCTGACCTGGGGCCGCGAGGACCGCGTCAACCCGGTCGACGGCGCCTTCCTCGCGCTGAAGACCATCCCCGACGCCCGCCTGCACGTCTTCCCGCACTGCGGGCACTGGGCGCAGACCGAGGCCGCCGACGAGTTCAACCGCCTCGCCACGGACTTCTTCCTCCACTGA
- a CDS encoding VOC family protein, translating to MDIRALGYLRIETADLAAWRTYVLDILGMAEAEGTTDTRLNVRIDDRTHRFQFVAGAQDRLLAAGFEVANARALEDAAAELEAAGHPVKQGDAETLADRRVQGLVHCEDPSGNPLEIYWGQAQDHTPLAARYGNRFVTGGREGGLGLGHVVLPAADTEATLDFYENLLGFQLRDSMRLPPVAVPTGKPGRDFYWMHFLSPNRRHHSLGLYPGALPPGIVHFMVELETLDDVGYCLDRMNKAGIPIASTLGRHSNDHMVSFYAQAPGGFQVECGWDGLLVDPATWTAKEITADSFWGHQWNG from the coding sequence ATGGACATCCGCGCACTCGGCTACCTCCGCATCGAGACCGCAGACCTCGCCGCCTGGCGCACCTACGTCCTCGACATCCTCGGCATGGCCGAAGCCGAAGGCACCACGGACACCCGCCTGAACGTCCGCATCGACGACCGCACGCACCGCTTCCAGTTCGTCGCCGGCGCCCAGGACCGGCTGCTCGCCGCCGGATTCGAAGTGGCGAACGCCCGCGCCCTCGAAGACGCCGCCGCCGAACTGGAGGCCGCCGGCCACCCCGTCAAGCAGGGCGACGCCGAGACCCTCGCCGACCGCCGCGTCCAGGGCCTCGTCCACTGCGAGGACCCCAGCGGCAACCCCCTGGAGATCTACTGGGGCCAGGCCCAGGACCACACCCCGCTCGCAGCCCGGTACGGCAACCGTTTCGTCACCGGTGGCCGCGAGGGCGGCCTCGGCCTCGGCCACGTCGTCCTGCCCGCCGCCGACACCGAGGCCACCCTGGACTTCTACGAGAACCTCCTCGGCTTCCAGCTGCGCGACTCGATGCGGCTGCCCCCGGTCGCCGTCCCCACCGGCAAGCCCGGCCGGGACTTCTACTGGATGCACTTCCTCAGCCCCAACCGCCGCCACCACAGCCTCGGGCTCTACCCCGGCGCGCTGCCGCCCGGCATCGTCCACTTCATGGTCGAGCTGGAGACCCTCGACGACGTCGGCTACTGCCTCGACCGCATGAACAAGGCGGGCATCCCCATCGCCTCCACCCTCGGCCGGCACTCCAACGACCACATGGTCTCCTTCTACGCCCAGGCCCCCGGCGGCTTCCAGGTCGAGTGCGGCTGGGACGGCCTGCTCGTCGACCCCGCCACCTGGACCGCGAAGGAGATCACCGCGGACAGCTTCTGGGGCCACCAGTGGAACGGCTGA
- a CDS encoding flavin reductase family protein — MERLTPADPAAVDPAAFREVLGAFASGITVVAAVADDGRPAGLACQSFASLSLDPPLVLLCVGKGSSSWPKVRAAGRFGVSILAEEQRAVCEALGRRGEDKFAGVDWELSVHGAVRVSGALATVDCALEEVHEAGDHYLVTARVLELGARDGGSPLLYYRSDYATGAFG; from the coding sequence GTGGAACGGCTGACCCCCGCGGACCCCGCCGCCGTCGACCCCGCCGCCTTCCGCGAGGTCCTCGGCGCCTTCGCCTCCGGCATCACCGTCGTCGCGGCCGTCGCGGACGACGGCCGCCCGGCCGGGCTGGCCTGCCAGTCCTTCGCCTCCCTCTCCCTCGACCCGCCGCTGGTCCTGCTCTGCGTGGGCAAGGGCTCCTCCAGCTGGCCCAAGGTGCGGGCCGCCGGCCGCTTCGGCGTCAGCATCCTCGCGGAGGAGCAGCGCGCCGTGTGCGAGGCGCTGGGCCGCCGCGGCGAGGACAAGTTCGCCGGCGTCGACTGGGAACTCTCCGTCCACGGAGCCGTCCGCGTCAGCGGCGCCCTCGCCACCGTCGACTGCGCCCTCGAAGAGGTCCACGAGGCGGGCGACCACTACCTCGTCACCGCCCGGGTCCTCGAACTCGGCGCCCGCGACGGCGGATCACCCCTCCTCTACTACCGCAGCGACTACGCCACGGGAGCCTTCGGATGA
- a CDS encoding FAD-dependent oxidoreductase produces the protein MTTEHTAEHLTEHPIEHAIEYAYDVVVVGSGAAGFAAAVTARLRGLSVLVVEKTDVYGGSTALSGGAIWVPGNFHLDRAGLADTREKARAYLDATVGDRVPAARKDAYLTHGPRMVREFHDRTEIRFMYTPGYSDYFPEAQGGMAQGRSIEPCIVDFKRLGVLGASMRRAGLPTYGLTMTSYDFRFLNMVSRTWAGKKTSVKVGLRAVKALATGRKLLSLGEALIARMRLSLDALGGELWLSAPLTGLVTDPAGRVTGVRVLRAGREVTVAARGGVVLASGGFSHDQALREKHLPAPTSTVWTHASEGQTGDALKLGEELGAATDLLDKVWGAPSVCPPGEKPFFLVADRGIPGMVIVNEAGERYANEALPYHAFVDRMYAADRPDARTVPSWLILDARSKARYIFAGLFPGQPFPKKWLESGFLKKADTVEELARQIAAPGLPAAISRFNSFAEAGTDKDFGRGESVYDRYYGDPTLPNPNLAPIEKGPFYAVPVHPGDIGTKGGLVTDTDGRVLREDSTPIPGLYASGNCSAAVMGETYPGPGATIGPAMAFGWAAVNAIAAGPEQGASAVSD, from the coding sequence ATGACCACCGAGCACACCGCCGAACATCTCACCGAGCACCCCATCGAGCACGCCATCGAGTACGCCTACGACGTGGTGGTCGTCGGCTCCGGCGCCGCCGGATTCGCCGCCGCCGTCACCGCACGCCTGCGGGGCCTGAGCGTCCTCGTCGTGGAGAAGACCGATGTGTACGGGGGTTCCACCGCGCTGTCCGGCGGCGCGATCTGGGTCCCCGGCAACTTCCACCTCGACCGCGCCGGCCTCGCCGACACCCGCGAGAAGGCCCGCGCCTACCTCGACGCCACCGTCGGCGACCGGGTCCCGGCCGCCCGCAAGGACGCGTACCTCACCCACGGGCCGCGCATGGTCAGGGAGTTCCACGACCGCACCGAGATCCGCTTCATGTACACCCCCGGCTACTCGGACTACTTCCCCGAGGCGCAGGGCGGCATGGCGCAGGGCCGCTCCATCGAACCGTGCATCGTCGACTTCAAGCGGCTCGGCGTACTCGGCGCCTCCATGCGCCGGGCCGGACTGCCCACGTACGGGCTGACCATGACCTCGTACGACTTCCGCTTCCTGAACATGGTCAGCCGGACCTGGGCGGGCAAGAAGACCTCCGTCAAGGTGGGCCTGCGCGCGGTCAAGGCGCTGGCCACCGGCCGCAAGCTGCTCTCCCTCGGCGAGGCGCTCATCGCCCGGATGCGGCTCTCCCTGGACGCGCTCGGCGGCGAACTGTGGCTGTCGGCGCCCCTGACCGGCCTGGTCACGGACCCGGCCGGCCGGGTGACGGGCGTACGGGTCCTGCGCGCCGGGCGCGAGGTGACCGTAGCGGCGCGGGGCGGGGTGGTGCTGGCCTCGGGCGGGTTCTCGCACGACCAGGCACTGCGCGAGAAGCACCTGCCCGCGCCCACCTCCACGGTCTGGACGCACGCCTCGGAGGGCCAGACCGGCGACGCCCTGAAGCTCGGTGAGGAACTGGGGGCCGCCACCGATCTGCTGGACAAGGTCTGGGGCGCGCCGTCGGTGTGCCCGCCGGGGGAGAAGCCCTTCTTCCTCGTCGCCGACCGGGGCATCCCCGGCATGGTCATCGTCAACGAAGCGGGGGAGCGCTACGCCAACGAGGCCCTGCCGTACCACGCGTTCGTGGACCGGATGTACGCCGCCGACCGGCCCGACGCCAGGACGGTGCCGTCCTGGCTGATCCTGGACGCCCGCTCCAAGGCCCGGTACATCTTCGCCGGACTCTTCCCCGGCCAGCCCTTCCCCAAGAAGTGGCTGGAGAGCGGCTTCCTGAAGAAGGCCGACACCGTGGAGGAACTGGCCCGGCAGATCGCCGCCCCCGGCCTGCCCGCCGCGATCAGCCGCTTCAACTCCTTCGCGGAGGCGGGCACCGACAAGGACTTCGGGCGGGGCGAGAGCGTCTACGACCGCTACTACGGCGACCCGACGCTGCCCAACCCGAACCTGGCGCCGATCGAGAAGGGCCCCTTCTACGCGGTCCCCGTCCATCCCGGGGACATCGGCACCAAGGGCGGCCTCGTCACCGACACCGACGGCCGGGTGCTCCGCGAGGACTCCACGCCGATCCCGGGGCTCTACGCCTCCGGCAACTGCTCGGCGGCGGTGATGGGGGAGACCTACCCGGGGCCGGGCGCGACGATCGGCCCCGCCATGGCCTTCGGCTGGGCCGCCGTCAACGCGATCGCCGCCGGGCCGGAGCAGGGCGCCTCGGCCGTCTCGGACTAG
- a CDS encoding HAD family acid phosphatase codes for MRSTRTRTTAAAVAIAAAAVLALVPATSAQAAPSAVTASAPGGNAVFLGIDYAGWQRDVSTVIDAARPGIEQRIAASPAGEKPAIVLDIDNSSLETDFHWFWTSPTPAIAQVRDLTRYASDRGVAIFFVTARPGIVYSLTERNLKAVGYPVSGLYVRDLPALFGEVSAYKTAKRAEIEARGYTIIANIGNNQSDLVGGHAERTVKLPDYGGKLS; via the coding sequence ATGCGCAGCACCCGCACCCGTACCACGGCCGCCGCGGTGGCCATTGCCGCAGCCGCCGTACTGGCCCTGGTTCCCGCCACCTCGGCCCAGGCGGCCCCCTCCGCCGTCACCGCCTCCGCCCCCGGCGGCAACGCCGTGTTCCTCGGGATCGACTACGCCGGCTGGCAGCGCGACGTGTCCACCGTCATCGACGCGGCCCGCCCCGGGATCGAGCAGCGCATCGCCGCCTCGCCGGCCGGCGAGAAGCCGGCGATCGTCCTCGACATCGACAACTCCTCGCTGGAGACGGACTTCCACTGGTTCTGGACCTCCCCGACCCCCGCGATCGCCCAGGTCCGCGACCTGACCCGGTACGCGAGCGACCGCGGGGTCGCCATCTTCTTCGTCACCGCCCGCCCGGGGATCGTCTACTCCCTCACCGAGCGCAACCTCAAGGCGGTCGGCTACCCGGTCTCGGGCCTGTACGTCCGCGATCTGCCCGCCCTGTTCGGCGAGGTCAGCGCCTACAAGACGGCCAAGCGGGCCGAGATCGAGGCGCGCGGCTACACGATCATCGCCAACATCGGCAACAACCAGAGCGACCTGGTCGGCGGCCACGCCGAGCGCACCGTCAAGCTGCCGGACTACGGCGGCAAGCTCTCCTAG
- a CDS encoding serine protease, whose amino-acid sequence MSTVSSLVTTLKRVLAVGAVALAAVSLQPGTATAGTAPVVGGTRAAQGEFPFMVRLSMGCGGALYTQQIVLTAAHCVSGSGNNTSITATAGVVDLNSSSAIKVKSTKVLQAPGYNGTGKDWALIKLAQPINLPTLKIADTKAYDNGTFTVAGWGATREGGGQQRYLRKATVPFVSDASCKASYGSSLVPAEEICAGFDAGGVDTCQGDSGGPMFRRDNANAWIQVGIVSWGEGCARPDYPGVYTEVSTFAAAIKSAAATL is encoded by the coding sequence GTGTCGACTGTGTCCAGCCTCGTCACCACCCTCAAGCGCGTCCTCGCCGTCGGAGCGGTGGCCCTCGCGGCCGTCAGCCTCCAGCCCGGCACCGCAACCGCCGGCACGGCCCCCGTGGTCGGCGGAACCCGCGCCGCCCAGGGGGAGTTCCCCTTCATGGTCCGGCTCTCCATGGGCTGCGGCGGCGCCCTCTACACCCAGCAGATCGTGCTCACCGCCGCCCACTGTGTCAGCGGCTCCGGCAACAACACCTCCATCACCGCCACCGCCGGAGTCGTCGACCTCAACAGCTCCAGCGCCATCAAGGTCAAGTCCACCAAGGTCCTCCAGGCCCCCGGCTACAACGGCACGGGCAAGGACTGGGCCCTGATCAAGCTCGCGCAGCCCATCAACCTCCCCACCCTCAAGATCGCCGACACCAAGGCCTACGACAACGGCACCTTCACCGTCGCCGGCTGGGGCGCCACCCGCGAAGGCGGAGGCCAGCAGCGCTACCTGCGCAAGGCCACCGTCCCCTTCGTCTCCGACGCCTCCTGCAAGGCCTCGTACGGCAGCTCCCTCGTACCCGCCGAGGAGATCTGCGCCGGCTTCGACGCGGGCGGCGTCGACACCTGCCAGGGCGACTCCGGCGGCCCCATGTTCCGCCGGGACAACGCCAACGCCTGGATCCAGGTCGGCATCGTCAGCTGGGGCGAGGGCTGCGCCCGCCCCGACTACCCCGGCGTCTACACGGAGGTCTCCACCTTCGCGGCGGCGATCAAGAGCGCGGCCGCCACGCTCTGA
- a CDS encoding response regulator, protein MTIRVIIADDQEMVRTGFRMILESQRDIEVVADVEDGEAALAAVAEHRPDVLLLDIRMPKLDGLEVTRRLSGRETPRIVIVTTFDLDEYVHAALQGGASGFLLKDASPAMLVEAVRAAAVGDSLVSPAITVRLLREMAHRTPAAAAAARRPAEPLTDREREVVRCLARGLTNAEIAGELFVSLSTVKTHLANVQAKLNARNRVEIAAWAWESGLAGTPA, encoded by the coding sequence ATGACGATCAGAGTGATCATCGCGGACGACCAGGAGATGGTCAGGACCGGCTTCCGGATGATCCTCGAAAGCCAGCGGGACATCGAAGTGGTCGCCGACGTCGAAGACGGCGAAGCAGCCCTCGCGGCCGTCGCCGAACACCGGCCCGACGTCCTGCTCCTCGACATCCGCATGCCCAAACTCGACGGACTCGAAGTCACCCGCCGACTCTCCGGCCGCGAAACCCCCCGCATCGTCATCGTCACCACCTTCGACCTCGACGAGTACGTCCACGCGGCGCTCCAGGGCGGAGCGTCCGGCTTCCTCCTCAAAGACGCGAGCCCGGCCATGCTGGTTGAAGCGGTACGGGCGGCAGCCGTCGGAGACTCCCTCGTCTCACCCGCCATCACCGTCCGGCTGCTGCGCGAAATGGCCCACCGCACCCCGGCCGCCGCCGCGGCCGCCCGCCGCCCGGCGGAACCCCTGACGGACCGCGAACGCGAGGTCGTACGCTGCCTCGCGCGCGGGCTGACCAACGCCGAGATCGCGGGAGAGCTCTTCGTGTCCCTCTCCACCGTCAAGACCCACCTGGCCAACGTCCAGGCCAAACTCAACGCCCGCAACCGTGTGGAAATCGCCGCCTGGGCCTGGGAAAGCGGCCTCGCAGGCACCCCGGCGTGA
- a CDS encoding sensor histidine kinase, whose protein sequence is MSPLGPWARRHPYAADWIRIILSLTLLSLVTFEGVVLARQPSTPHAAVWVSGILVCLSAAPWPGIPLLARAWFASAVTWTVTLSLLFSNLPLVVWGGGEAVALLVLLTQVLLRAPARTAAVLGPLLALGSMAAPVRDADPGRFTLLFSVLAVVVTAYSLLLRLQSVQRVRELRAVRSAERLELARELHDLVAHHVTGIVVEARAARYTNVSAERAGEIFGRIETAGDEALGSMRRLVKILREGAADTDPETGKATNKAGPVGTAPVAGLREIRGLTERFAATGPPVVLYVEEGLEARLPADVAATAHRIVLEALTNIGKHAATATAVRIGLRTVPAGLEVRIADDGGRPAKLSENARGGGYGLVGMAERAEALGGSLTAGPAPEGGWLVTAVLPL, encoded by the coding sequence ATGAGCCCCCTGGGGCCATGGGCCCGCCGCCACCCCTACGCCGCGGACTGGATCCGCATCATCCTCTCGCTCACCCTCCTCTCCCTCGTCACCTTCGAGGGCGTAGTCCTCGCCCGCCAGCCCAGCACCCCGCACGCCGCCGTCTGGGTGTCCGGCATCCTCGTCTGCCTCAGCGCCGCGCCCTGGCCGGGCATCCCGCTCCTCGCCCGCGCCTGGTTCGCCTCCGCCGTCACCTGGACCGTCACCCTCTCCCTGCTCTTCAGCAACCTCCCCCTCGTCGTCTGGGGCGGCGGCGAGGCCGTCGCCCTGCTCGTCCTCCTCACCCAGGTCCTGCTCCGCGCCCCCGCCCGCACCGCCGCCGTCCTCGGCCCCCTCCTCGCCCTCGGCTCCATGGCCGCGCCCGTCCGCGACGCCGACCCGGGCCGCTTCACGCTGCTCTTCTCCGTGCTCGCCGTCGTCGTCACCGCGTACTCCCTGCTCCTGCGCCTGCAGTCCGTCCAGCGCGTCCGCGAGCTGCGCGCCGTACGCAGCGCCGAGCGCCTGGAACTGGCCCGCGAGCTCCACGACCTCGTCGCCCACCACGTGACGGGGATCGTCGTCGAGGCGCGCGCCGCCCGCTACACCAACGTCTCCGCCGAACGCGCCGGCGAGATCTTCGGCCGCATCGAGACCGCCGGCGACGAGGCGCTCGGCTCCATGCGACGCCTGGTCAAGATCCTCCGCGAAGGCGCCGCGGACACCGACCCGGAGACGGGCAAGGCCACCAACAAGGCCGGCCCCGTCGGCACGGCCCCCGTCGCGGGCCTCCGGGAGATCCGCGGGCTGACGGAACGGTTCGCCGCCACCGGCCCGCCCGTCGTCCTCTACGTGGAGGAAGGCCTGGAGGCCCGGCTCCCCGCCGACGTCGCCGCCACCGCCCACCGCATCGTCCTCGAAGCCCTCACCAACATCGGCAAGCACGCCGCCACCGCCACCGCCGTCCGGATCGGCCTGCGCACCGTCCCGGCCGGCCTGGAAGTACGCATCGCCGACGACGGCGGCCGCCCCGCGAAACTCTCCGAGAACGCCCGAGGCGGCGGCTACGGCCTCGTCGGCATGGCCGAACGCGCCGAAGCCCTCGGCGGCTCCCTCACCGCAGGCCCCGCCCCCGAAGGCGGCTGGCTGGTCACGGCGGTCCTACCCCTCTAA
- a CDS encoding chorismate mutase, whose amino-acid sequence MNTRDIDENVTAELARLRDSIDNIDAAVVHMLAERFKCTQQVGHLKARHQLPPADPGREASQIARLRQLAGNAKLDPAFAEKLLNFIIAEVIRHHETIAAGEGEGEGESDGDGESEGRE is encoded by the coding sequence ATGAACACCAGGGACATCGACGAGAACGTCACCGCCGAGCTGGCCCGGCTCAGGGACAGCATCGACAACATCGACGCGGCCGTGGTCCACATGCTCGCCGAGCGGTTCAAGTGCACGCAGCAGGTCGGCCACCTCAAGGCCCGCCACCAGCTGCCCCCGGCCGACCCGGGCCGCGAGGCCAGCCAGATCGCCCGGCTGCGCCAGCTCGCCGGGAACGCCAAGCTCGACCCCGCCTTCGCCGAGAAGCTCCTCAACTTCATCATCGCCGAGGTCATCCGCCACCACGAGACGATCGCCGCAGGCGAGGGCGAGGGCGAAGGCGAAAGCGACGGCGACGGCGAAAGCGAAGGCCGGGAATAG
- the pepN gene encoding aminopeptidase N gives MSALTRNEAQIRARLLDVRHYEVALDLTTGDETFESQTVIRFTARAAGDTFVELKPDELRSAALDGHPLDPASLADGRLPLTGLTEGPHELRVAARMRYSRTGEGLHRFTDPADGETYVYTQMFLDDVQRVFPAFDQPDLKAVFEFTVTAPAHWTVLANGVTTRIGERPADSGGDDGSGDGTAAASEAGIWTSAPTPVISTYLAAVAAGPWHSVRTEHAGLPFGIHCRRSLAPHLDADAQEILDLSTACYDRFHEKFTEPYPFDSYDQAFVPEFNAGAMENPGLVTFRDDYVFRSAVTDSERQRRAVTIAHEMAHMWFGDLVTLSWWDDIWLNESFAEFMGYQTLIEATRFTETWTGFGMDRKPWGYDADQRPSTHPVAPDAASVPDTASALLNFDGISYAKGASALRQLVAWLGEKDFLAGINTHFARHKFANASLADFVDSLAAHTDRDVHTWAATWLRTTGVDTLTPRLEESHGGWTLTVDRTGDRPHHIAAGLYDRAPDGVIEPREVLALDVPSDEILSVSGQRPDLLVLNDGDLTYAKVRLDATSLETALRSISRIPDPLTRAVVWNSLRDMVRDGELGAADYLATAEAHIPDETDLAIVQGVLSFTRAQIADRYITPDRRGDALTTLTTIARDLLRRTEDGSDPGLRLVAVRTLADSATQPDTIAGWLADGTVPGGPELDPELRWRILARLCVLGAAGETEIDEALAADPSAAGREGAARCRAALPTAEAKAAAWERLFHDDSLSNYLFTATAQGFWQPEQTDLLRDYVPRAYAEAVTLAARRGPAIADAAGRWALPGHEITEANLQAGHTALTAPDITPLLHRKLVDHLDDLSRALRARH, from the coding sequence ATGTCCGCACTGACGCGCAACGAAGCGCAGATCCGAGCCCGGCTCCTCGACGTCCGGCACTACGAGGTCGCCCTCGACCTCACCACCGGCGACGAGACCTTCGAGTCCCAAACCGTCATCCGGTTCACCGCCCGCGCCGCCGGCGACACCTTCGTCGAGCTGAAACCGGACGAACTGCGCTCCGCCGCCCTCGACGGACACCCCCTGGACCCGGCCTCCCTCGCCGACGGCCGCCTCCCCCTCACCGGCCTCACCGAGGGCCCCCACGAGCTCCGCGTCGCCGCCCGCATGCGCTACTCCCGCACCGGCGAAGGCCTGCACCGCTTCACCGACCCCGCGGACGGGGAGACGTACGTCTACACCCAGATGTTCCTCGACGACGTCCAGCGCGTCTTCCCGGCCTTCGACCAGCCCGACCTCAAGGCCGTCTTCGAGTTCACCGTCACCGCCCCCGCACACTGGACCGTCCTCGCCAACGGCGTCACCACCCGCATCGGCGAACGCCCAGCCGACAGCGGCGGCGACGACGGCTCGGGCGACGGCACCGCAGCCGCCTCCGAAGCCGGCATCTGGACGTCCGCCCCCACCCCCGTCATCTCCACCTACCTCGCCGCCGTCGCCGCAGGCCCCTGGCACAGCGTCCGCACCGAACACGCCGGGCTCCCCTTCGGCATCCACTGCCGCCGCTCCCTCGCCCCCCACCTCGACGCCGACGCGCAGGAGATCCTCGACCTCAGCACCGCCTGCTACGACCGCTTCCACGAGAAGTTCACCGAGCCCTACCCCTTCGACTCCTACGACCAGGCCTTCGTACCCGAGTTCAACGCCGGCGCCATGGAGAACCCGGGACTGGTCACCTTCCGCGACGACTACGTCTTCCGATCCGCCGTCACCGACTCCGAACGCCAGCGCCGCGCCGTGACCATCGCGCACGAGATGGCCCACATGTGGTTCGGCGACCTCGTCACCCTCAGCTGGTGGGACGACATCTGGCTGAACGAGTCCTTCGCCGAGTTCATGGGCTACCAGACCCTCATCGAAGCCACCCGCTTCACCGAGACCTGGACCGGCTTCGGCATGGACCGCAAGCCCTGGGGCTACGACGCCGACCAGCGCCCCTCCACCCACCCCGTCGCCCCGGACGCCGCCTCCGTCCCCGACACCGCCTCCGCCCTCCTCAACTTCGACGGCATCTCCTACGCCAAGGGCGCCTCCGCCCTGCGTCAACTCGTCGCCTGGCTCGGCGAGAAGGACTTCCTGGCCGGCATCAACACCCACTTCGCCCGCCACAAGTTCGCCAACGCCTCCCTCGCCGACTTCGTCGACTCCCTCGCCGCCCACACCGACCGCGACGTCCACACCTGGGCCGCGACCTGGCTGCGCACCACCGGCGTCGACACCCTCACCCCCCGGCTCGAAGAGAGCCACGGAGGCTGGACCCTCACCGTCGACCGCACCGGCGACCGCCCCCACCACATCGCCGCCGGCCTCTACGACCGCGCCCCCGACGGCGTCATCGAACCCCGCGAGGTCCTCGCCCTCGACGTCCCCTCCGACGAGATCCTCTCCGTCAGCGGCCAGCGCCCCGACCTCCTCGTCCTCAACGACGGAGACCTCACCTACGCCAAGGTCCGCCTCGACGCGACCTCACTCGAAACCGCCCTGCGCTCCATCTCCCGCATCCCCGACCCGCTCACCCGCGCCGTCGTCTGGAACTCCCTGCGCGACATGGTCCGCGACGGCGAACTGGGCGCCGCCGACTACCTGGCCACCGCCGAAGCCCACATCCCCGACGAAACCGACCTCGCGATCGTCCAAGGCGTCCTGTCCTTCACCCGCGCCCAGATCGCCGACCGCTACATCACCCCCGACCGCCGCGGCGACGCCCTCACCACCCTCACCACCATCGCCCGCGACCTGCTGCGCCGCACCGAGGACGGTTCCGACCCCGGCCTGCGCCTCGTCGCCGTCCGCACCCTCGCCGACAGCGCCACCCAGCCCGACACCATCGCCGGCTGGCTCGCCGACGGCACCGTCCCCGGCGGCCCCGAACTCGACCCCGAACTGCGCTGGCGCATCCTCGCCCGCCTCTGCGTCCTCGGCGCCGCCGGCGAGACCGAGATCGACGAAGCCCTCGCCGCCGACCCCAGCGCCGCCGGCCGCGAAGGCGCCGCCCGCTGCCGGGCCGCCCTCCCGACGGCCGAGGCCAAGGCCGCCGCCTGGGAGCGCCTCTTCCACGACGACTCCCTGTCCAACTACCTCTTCACCGCCACCGCCCAAGGCTTCTGGCAGCCCGAACAGACCGACCTGCTACGGGACTACGTACCCCGCGCCTACGCCGAAGCCGTCACCCTCGCCGCCCGCCGCGGCCCCGCCATCGCCGACGCCGCAGGCCGCTGGGCCCTCCCGGGCCACGAGATCACCGAAGCCAACCTCCAGGCCGGCCACACCGCCCTGACCGCCCCCGACATCACCCCCCTGCTCCACCGCAAACTCGTAGACCACCTCGACGACCTCTCCCGAGCCCTACGAGCCCGCCACTAG